From the genome of Papaver somniferum cultivar HN1 chromosome 2, ASM357369v1, whole genome shotgun sequence, one region includes:
- the LOC113353529 gene encoding uncharacterized protein LOC113353529 isoform X1, protein MGGYTMLLFLILISSSSFPLSAVQGGDPPAPCNDCGASDVASHDAWASVLGLGGAFTVLVLLAAFGVYRFRHMHALEKTPSNTWSTSAVVSSTSVSPIRSAADSGCLLIHHHLPQLQMISNHQFLYYL, encoded by the exons ATGGGCGGCTACACGATGCTTCTCTTCCTCATTCTCATCTCGTCCTCCTCATTTCCGTTATCTGCA GTGCAGGGAGGGGATCCACCAGCTCCATGCAACGATTGTGGTGCGAGTGATGTTGCCAGTCACGACGCTTGGGCGTCTGTTCTGGGGTTAGGTGGAGCGTTCACTGTTCTCGTACTTTTGGCAGCCTTTGGGGTCTACCGATTCcgacatatgcacgcacttgaaAAAACGCCTTCAAATACTTGGTCAACATCAGCTGTTGTTTCTTCCACTTCAGTTTCTCCAATCCGTTCTGCCGCCGACTCAGGATGTCTTCTGATTCACCACCACCTTCCCCAACTTCAGATGATTAGTAATCATCAGTTTCTTTACTATCTGTAA
- the LOC113353529 gene encoding uncharacterized protein LOC113353529 isoform X2 — protein sequence MVLTCIAQWEMDFVQGGDPPAPCNDCGASDVASHDAWASVLGLGGAFTVLVLLAAFGVYRFRHMHALEKTPSNTWSTSAVVSSTSVSPIRSAADSGCLLIHHHLPQLQMISNHQFLYYL from the exons ATGGTGTTGACCTGTATAGCTCAATGGGAGATGGATTTT GTGCAGGGAGGGGATCCACCAGCTCCATGCAACGATTGTGGTGCGAGTGATGTTGCCAGTCACGACGCTTGGGCGTCTGTTCTGGGGTTAGGTGGAGCGTTCACTGTTCTCGTACTTTTGGCAGCCTTTGGGGTCTACCGATTCcgacatatgcacgcacttgaaAAAACGCCTTCAAATACTTGGTCAACATCAGCTGTTGTTTCTTCCACTTCAGTTTCTCCAATCCGTTCTGCCGCCGACTCAGGATGTCTTCTGATTCACCACCACCTTCCCCAACTTCAGATGATTAGTAATCATCAGTTTCTTTACTATCTGTAA
- the LOC113351383 gene encoding protein MICRORCHIDIA 7-like yields MENKFEGVNSDSTSSSSSSNCGFKVKRSRGNEEDEVSFKKAKFVLPEGFLEPLDDQEILAPLPLSVRMPDSGKTIQFSVPPLPYSKQFWKAGDYEDIASTRRGGGATTLIEGMDHVRVHPRFLHSNATSHKWVLGAVAELLDNSIDEVSNGATYCNIDVRLNKKDGSRMLVVEDNGGGMSPERMRHCMSLGYSAKSKLANTIGQYGNGFKTSTMRCGADVIVFSRCPGKDGRSATQSIGLLSYTFLTSTGKEDIVVPMLDYQWEGNQWSRISSPSVDSKKNVETIVQWSPYVSEADLLQQFNLIKDQGTRIIIYNLWQDEAGDLELDFESDVHDIQIRGVDRDEKKIQMAKDYPNSRIFLTYTHSLRSYSSILYLRRPPGFRIILRGKDVVHHNLVDDMIKKKDVNYKPTGVDSAEVNANKGVLGKMGFHKDAEAHLDIQGFNVYHRNRLIKAFWRVWNAASSGGRGVIGQLEANFVKPAHDKQDFERTVVLSRLETKLMNLQKSYWNENKRYIGYVDLKVNDTPVKGKSPTRPDLSNSNSPAKEIPTPDMEKCNTQAKRETQRSMNNMGTRTVENGKEPVVNHKEKPVEQNLAKNVIYAKESGVCQMEKPVVQNLAAKRNEEVADSGTTYVDNNRKRKNREEHTSEPSDMNCKRVSARVPEDQIKVPPQAYAALVRELQVENRELKERIKELEEKHQEKCRSLEAQLAESKEKFEELNKEQEALIEIFAEERTRRDAAEENFKNKLKDASKTIHELQDKLSSFEKNQ; encoded by the coding sequence ATGGAAAACAAATTCGAAGGTGTAAATTCTgattcaacttcatcttcatcatcatcgaaTTGTGGGTTTAAGGTTAAAAGAAGTAGGggtaatgaagaagatgaagttagtTTTAAGAAGGCGAAATTTGTATTGCCCGAAGGGTTTCTTGAACCACTTGATGATCAGGAAATATTAGCACCACTTCCATTATCCGTCAGGATGCCTGATTCTGGCAAAACTATTCAATTCTCAGTTCCACCTTTACCGTACAGTAAGCAGTTTTGGAAGGCAGGGGACTACGAAGATATTGCATCAACCCGCAGAGGAGGCGGCGCCACCACTTTAATCGAGGGCATGGATCATGTCAGAGTGCATCCGAGGTTTCTGCACTCCAATGCCACAAGTCATAAGTGGGTTCTTGGTGCGGTTGCAGAACTGCTCGATAATTCAATAGACGAGGTGAGCAATGGTGCTACTTACTGCAATATTGATGTGCGATTGAATAAGAAAGATGGTTCCAGGATGTTGGTGGTGGAAGATAATGGCGGTGGCATGTCTCCAGAAAGAATGCGACACTGTATGTCTCTCGGGTATTCTGCAAAAAGTAAATTGGCGAATACGATTGGTCAGTATGGGAATGGTTTTAAGACTAGTACAATGAGGTGTGGAGCTGATGTTATTGTGTTTTCGCGGTGTCCtggaaaagatggaagaagcgcTACTCAAAGCATTGGGCTGCTGTCTTACACATTCCTGACAAGCACTGGCAAGGAGGATATTGTAGTTCCCATGCTTGATTATCAATGGGAAGGGAATCAATGGAGCAGGATATCTTCGCCTTCAGTCGATTCGaagaagaatgttgaaacaatagTGCAGTGGTCTCCTTACGTAAGTGAAGCCGATCTTTTGCAGCAGTTcaatttgattaaagatcaaggtACTCGGATAATCATATACAATCTTTGGCAAGATGAGGCCGGTGATCTCGAGCTTGATTTCGAATCTGATGTTCATGACATTCAAATTAGAGGCGTCGACAGAGACGAAAAGAAGATACAAATGGCAAAGGATTATCCTAATTCCAGAATCTTTTTAACTTACACACATTCATTGAGGAGTTACTCTTCCATTCTGTATCTCAGGCGTCCACCAGGCTTTCGGATCATTTTGCGCGGTAAGGATGTCGTGCACCACAACCTTGTGGATGATATGATAAAGAAAAAAGATGTCAATTACAAACCAACTGGTGTTGACAGTGCTGAGGTGAACGCAAATAAGGGAGTGCTAGGAAAAATGGGGTTCCATAAGGATGCGGAAGCACATCTTGACATCCAGGGGTTCAATGTGTATCACAGGAACAGACTAATCAAGGCATTCTGGAGAGTCTGGAACGCTGCATCAAGTGGAGGCCGTGGGGTTATAGGTCAGCTGGAAGCTAACTTTGTCAAGCCAGCACATGACAAGCAAGATTTTGAGCGAACCGTCGTGCTTTCGAGACTGGAGACGAAATTAATGAATTTGCAGAAAAGTTACTGGAATGAGAACAAACGTTATATTGGTTATGTTGACTTGAAAGTGAACGATACGCCGGTAAAAGGGAAATCACCAACTCGACCTGACTTGTCGAATTCCAACTCTCCGGCCAAGGAGATTCCAACCCCAGATATGGAGAAGTGTAACACCCAGGCTAAAAGAGAGACACAAAGATCTATGAATAATATGGGTACAAGAACTGTCGAGAATGGAAAAGAACCAGTTGTCAATCACAAGGAGAAGCCAGTTGAGCAGAACTTGGCCAAGAATGTAATTTATGCAAAAGAATCAGGTGTCTGTCAGATGGAGAAGCCAGTTGTGCAGAACTTGGCTGCAAAAAGAAATGAAGAAGTAGCTGATTCGGGTACGACTTACGTGGATAATAATCGCAAAAGGAAGAACAGAGAAGAGCATACAAGCGAACCGAGCGATATGAATTGTAAACGAGTCAGTGCTAGAGTGCCTGAAGATCAAATAAAGGTACCTCCCCAGGCATATGCAGCTCTTGTACGTGAATTGCAAGTAGAGAATCGTGAATTGAAAGAGAGGATTAAAGAACTCGAGGAGAAGCACCAAGAGAAATGCCGATCCTTGGAAGCTCAACTTGCAGAATCAAAGGAGAAGTTTGAGGAACTGAACAAAGAGCAAGAGGCGCTTATTGAAATATTTGCAGAggaaaggactcgacgagatgcTGCAGAAGAAAACTTTAAGAACAAATTGAAGGATGCATCTAAAACCATACATGAGCTGCAGGACAAGCTTTCCAGTTTTGAGAAGAACCAGTAA
- the LOC113351384 gene encoding pre-mRNA-splicing factor 38B-like produces the protein MKIVEKTFNSLKLKIVRIGSTVEQGTTARRSNRIAERRRITNLDHQEERIEESQESELQHEPQPEQERNNDINYDRVSIRTLQTSSTGEETQRIGIPGRIDGNEEDMTIAELRQRLIAERRRDDEERANLIRQNDDLREENLRLHEQRSRSATRSRSRSSRSSSKQSQSNRENDRQRHRMEFIEENSQENNNSQDQQEKRLIIQDRGTKRYEHPRELLRRTHHNLEREEDDPRQE, from the coding sequence ATGAAAATTGTGGAGAAAACTTTTAATTCTTTGAAATTAAAGATTGTGAGAATTGGATCTACTGTTGAGCAAGGAACAACGGCTAGAAGGAGCAATAGAATcgcagaaagaagaagaattacaaatcttgatcACCAAGAGGAAAGAATAGAAGAATCTCAAGAAAGTGAACTCCAACATGAACCTCAGCCCGAACAAGAGCGGAATAATGATAttaattatgatagagtgagtattCGTACTTTGCAAACAAGTTCTACTGGAGAAGAAACACAAAGGATTGGAATACCAGGAAGAATTGATGGAAATGAAGAAGATATGACAATTGCAgaacttagacaaagattgattgcaGAACGGAGAAGAGATGACgaagagcgtgcgaatttgatTCGTCAAAATGATGATCTGAGAGAAGAAAATCTTAGGTTACATGAACAGAGATCAAGAAGTGCTACAAGGTCGAGATCAAGGTCAAGCAGAAGTTCatcaaaacaaagtcaatctaacCGTGAAAATGATAGGCAAAGACATCGCATGGAATTTATTGAAGAAAATTCgcaagaaaataataattcacAGGATCAACAGGAGAAAAGACTTATAATTCAAGATCGAGGAACTAAACGATATGAACATCCACGTGAGCTTCTTCGTCGCACACATCATAATCTTGAAAGAGAGGAAGATGATCCAAGACAAGAGTAG
- the LOC113353530 gene encoding early light-induced protein, chloroplastic-like encodes MAASASSAVYHSILSNHVTHVQTQTRRNASFRVCCMAEDKQSPISTPRPRVAPKMSTKFTDLLAFSGPAPERINGRLAMIGFVTAIGVELAKGTDVAAQLGDGGLPWFLYTCVLLSVASIVPLAQGVSVESKSDGIMSSTAEMWNGRAAMLGLVALVLTEVAKGGALI; translated from the exons ATGGCTGCTTCAGCATCATCTGCGGTGTACCACTCCATCTTGTCTAACCATGTCACCCATGTTCAAACCCAAACACGAAGAAATGCTAGCTTCAGAGTTTGCTGCATGGCCGAGGATAAGCAGTCTCCAATTTCAACTCCACGACCACGTGTTGCACCTAAG ATGAGTACTAAATTTACAGATTTACTAGCATTCAGTGGGCCGGCACCTGAGAGAATTAATGGTAGACTTGCCATGATTGGGTTTGTTACTGCTATAGGAGTAGAACTCGCTAAAGGTACTGATGTCGCAGCACAGTTGGGTGATGGAGGACTACCATGGTTTCTGTATACATGTGTTTTGCTATCAGTAGCCTCAATTGTCCCATTGGCTCAAGGTGTCAGTGTTGAATCGAAATCGGACGGTATCATGTCCTCCACTGCTGAGATGTGGAACGGCAGAGCCGCAATGCTCGGGTTGGTTGCGTTGGTGCTCACTGAAGTTGCCAAGGGAGGAGCTCTGATATAA